The Pelodiscus sinensis isolate JC-2024 unplaced genomic scaffold, ASM4963464v1 ctg59, whole genome shotgun sequence genome includes a window with the following:
- the LOC102444225 gene encoding olfactory receptor 1f45-like, with protein MAEANWTSVSEFVLLGLSERQDLQPLIFAGLLVMYLLNLAGNSVLLVLIWSAPQLASPMYFFLSQLAMVDMGLTSITLPHALVQAQTHHWTVPFNSCMAQLFLYLAVGTMELYLLAAMAYDRYVAVCDPLRYTAMVTQSLCLKMVVTSWAVVIPHALLHAVMSARLRYCGNSVQHFFCDVPPLLRLSCTRPFTYELVISTEGVLVMVAPFAFILASYARIGVAVARLRSAQALRKALSTCGSHLTVVTLFYGTVTWLYFRPASSYALGHDWEVAAFYTVVVPALNPLIYSLRNKDVASAVRRTGRKVLARGA; from the coding sequence ATGGCCGAGGCCAACTGGACGTCCGTCTCCGAGTTCGTGCTCCTGGGCCTGTCCGAACGCCAGGACCTGCAGCCGCTGATCTTCGCGGGGTTGCTGGTCATGTATCTGCTGAACTTAGCAGGCAACTCCGTGCTGCTGGTGTTGATATGGTCCGCCCCCCAGCTCGCCAgtcccatgtatttcttcctcagccagctggccatggtggaCATGGGCCTCACCTCCATCACCCTGCCCCATGCTCTGGTGCAGGCGCAGACCCACCATTGGACTGTCCCCTTCAACAGCTGCATGGCCCAGCTCTTCCTCTACCTGGCGGTGGGCACGATGGAGCtctacctgctggctgccatggcctacgaccgctacgtggccGTCTGCGACCCGCTGCGATACACTGCCATGGTGACACAATCTCTGTGCCTCAAGATGGTGGTCACCTCCTGGGCCGTGGTGATCCCGCACGCCCTGCTGCACGCCGTCATGTCCGCCCGGTTGCGTTACTGTGGCAATTCCGTGCAGCATTTTTTCTGCGACGTGCCgcccctgctgcgcctctcctgcacccgGCCCTTCACCTACGAGCTGGTGATCTCCACCGAGGGCGTCCTGGTGATGGTGGCCCCTTTCGCCTTCATCCTGGCCTCCTATGCCCGCATCGGGGTGGCCGTGGCCCGCCTGCGCTCTGCCCAAGCCCTGCGCAAGGCCCTCtccacctgcggctcccacctgaCCGTGGTGACACTCTTCTACGGCACTGTGACCTGGCTCTACTTCCGCCCGGCCTCCAGCTACGCCTTGGGGCATGACTGGGAGGTGGCCGCCTTCTACACCGTCGTGgtgcctgccctgaaccccctcatctacagcctgaggaacaaggacgtGGCCTCGGCCGTGAGGAGGACAGGGCGGAAGGTCCTGGCTCGGGGCGCGTGA